One genomic window of Solanum dulcamara chromosome 10, daSolDulc1.2, whole genome shotgun sequence includes the following:
- the LOC129871319 gene encoding cytosolic sulfotransferase 17-like yields the protein MVNSLEVVHDEIHATLPKENWWGKNYVCQINGFWFLPKFVPNTIRVLSEFKPLPNDVILGSFPKTGTTWLKSLVFSIINRSSEESLVKHNPHDLVPTLEVQVFGTTDQSSPITTLEDSTRIYSTHIPYQLLGNTFDSSKCRVIYITRNPKDTLVSMWHFTNKWKDADQDGLWHLEEAIEKFCSGIFPGGPYYDHVMGFKKASLEKPKNIFFITYEELMKDTNIHVKKLAEFLGCPFKNEEEVDEIVKNCSFDILSNHEVNKSGDFPCWFQVPYNTFFRKGAVGDHKNYLDAMTVERIDVLTRDKFHGSGFMYGI from the coding sequence ATGGTGAATAGCTTGGAAGTTGTCCATGATGAGatccatgcaaccttaccaaagGAAAATTGGTGGGGAAAAAACTATGTCTGTCAAATAAATGGTTTTTGGTTCCTTCCTAAATTTGTACCAAACACTATTCGagttcttagtgaattcaagccaCTTCCTAATGATGTAATTTTAGGGTCCTTTCCAAAAACTGGAACGACATGGCTTAAATCTCTCGTGTTTTCCATCATAAATCGATCTTCAGAAGAGTCATTAGTGAAGCACAATCCCCATGATCTTGTTCCTACGCTTGAGGTCCAAGTCTTTGGAACAACTGATCAATCATCTCCAATCACAACTCTTGAAGATTCAACAAGGATTTATTCGACTCATATTCCCTACCAGCTTCTAGGTAACACTTTCGATTCATCTAAATGTCGAGTTATTTACATTACAAGAAATCCTAAAGATACGTTGGTATCAATGTGGCATTTCACAAATAAATGGAAGGATGCAGATCAAGACGGACTATGGCATCTCGAAGAAGCTATTGAGAAATTTTGTTCTGGAATATTTCCTGGTGGACCTTATTATGATCATGTTATGGGATTCAAAAAGGCAAGCTTGGAGAAacctaaaaatatattctttataACATATGAAGAGCTAATGAAAGACACAAATATTCATGTCAAGAAATTGGCGGAGTTTCTAGGGTGCCCATTTAAGAATGAGGAGGAAGTAGATGAGATAGTGAAGAATTGCAGCTTTGATATTCTGAGCAACCATGAGGTGAACAAATCTGGGGATTTTCCTTGTTGGTTTCAAGTTCCCTACAATACTTTCTTTAGAAAAGGTGCTGTTGGGGATCATAAAAACTATCTGGATGCTATGACAGTTGAACGTATTGATGTATTAACAAGAGACAAGTTTCATGGATCTGGTTTCATGTATGGCATATAg